One genomic window of Equus caballus isolate H_3958 breed thoroughbred chromosome 6, TB-T2T, whole genome shotgun sequence includes the following:
- the CREBL2 gene encoding cAMP-responsive element-binding protein-like 2 isoform X1 has translation MTVRCLQLPLSTALAASHKVLVVGGKVKKPGKRGRKPAKIDLKAKLERSRQSARECRARKKLRYQYLEELVSSRERAICALREELEMYKQWCMAMDQGKIPSEIKALLTGEEQSKSQQNSSRHTKAGKTDANSNSW, from the exons gtGTTTACAgctccctctgagcactgctttagctgcatctcataaagttttg GTGGTTGGAGGCAAAGTAAAGAAGCCCGGCAAACGAGGTCGGAAGCCAGCCAAAATTGACTTGAAGGCAAAACTTGAAAGGAGCCGGCAGAGTGCAAGAGAGTGCCGGGCCAGAAAAAAACTGAGATATCAGTATTTGGAAGAGTTGGTATCCAGTCGGGAAAGAGCTATATGTGCCCTCAGAGAGGAACTGGAAATG TACAAGCAGTGGTGCATGGCAATGGACCAAGGAAAAATCCCTTCTGAAATAAAGGCCCTACTCACTGGAGAAGAGCAGAGCAAATCTCAGCAGAACTCAAGCAGGCACACGAAAGCTGGGAAGACAGACGCTAACAGCAATTCCT GGTGA
- the CREBL2 gene encoding cAMP-responsive element-binding protein-like 2 isoform X2 — MDDSKVVGGKVKKPGKRGRKPAKIDLKAKLERSRQSARECRARKKLRYQYLEELVSSRERAICALREELEMYKQWCMAMDQGKIPSEIKALLTGEEQSKSQQNSSRHTKAGKTDANSNSW, encoded by the exons GTGGTTGGAGGCAAAGTAAAGAAGCCCGGCAAACGAGGTCGGAAGCCAGCCAAAATTGACTTGAAGGCAAAACTTGAAAGGAGCCGGCAGAGTGCAAGAGAGTGCCGGGCCAGAAAAAAACTGAGATATCAGTATTTGGAAGAGTTGGTATCCAGTCGGGAAAGAGCTATATGTGCCCTCAGAGAGGAACTGGAAATG TACAAGCAGTGGTGCATGGCAATGGACCAAGGAAAAATCCCTTCTGAAATAAAGGCCCTACTCACTGGAGAAGAGCAGAGCAAATCTCAGCAGAACTCAAGCAGGCACACGAAAGCTGGGAAGACAGACGCTAACAGCAATTCCT GGTGA